TGCAACATCACGTCCTGGGCGACTTATAGTTCTCTGAATCTTCTTTGCGTTCTGACTCATCAATAAGCTGGCAGAGCCGCCGTCGACTAGTTTCAGAAAAGCGCTGCTGAGTTCGCTGAGCGAGAAAGCAGGAGCAGATTGCCTGTTGCCCCAAACTCCGATATCAATCGCTTCTACACGTGCAGCGTAGTTATAGAGATCTAACCAGGCAGGAAGGATGAGCTGCGGTACTCCGGTACTAAAAGGCCAAGGATCAGTAAGATACATGTTGTAACAGCACATGTGCACGACGCAACTGAGCCGAGGCTTACCTAATAGCTTCGTGATAACAGTTCGCACCACCGTGATGGACAGAGGCAACAATGTTCCCCGTCTCCAGCAATGCAGTCGGGTCAACCGTCAACCACTTTGAGACCCTGAGTCGATCGTTTCTGATGAACACGTCGACCAGAGGTTTCCAGTCCTCGTCCTTGAGACTGGCGGCTCTATTGAGCTTCCACAAAACCTGAACATCCGTACGCTCCATGACGACCTTCAATGCACCAGCCATATCTTGAGCTATCCCTATGTCGTATTCGAACAAACTACCTAGATTGACGAGGACGGTCGGTGCCTTAGCCAACCAGGCGGCCAGTTCGGGATCTTGCTCTTCTGCCGAGGTACCCGAGATGACAATGGGCCCTGTAGTAGTGACATTGGCGGGAAGGAAATCGAGAGGAATGGCCGCCGCCGGGGTGTGTTGGGTAATGAATGCGCCTTTTCCAGGCTGATGGATATTAAAGAAGTTGATTGGGTCTTTTAGTCCATGACTGGCAAGAAATTTACGTTTCTCGTTGAGCTCTGCATTAAACATCATTGTCCATGCGAAACTTCCCATCTGGTAAATGTTCGTAGGGATATCTCGCCAAGGAACGGGGAACTCGTGACCAGAGCCAACCCTAGAGAACATGTCAGTCTGCACTGCTGTGCTGTGAGGTCGGAGATCATAGACTGAATGTCGGCTTACGCTGGGAACTTCCAAAATCCCTTCAGCCATGGCTGATCCCCGGCGAAGCAGTCAGCTAGGACGTTCGGTGATAAAATTGCGTGCAGGCGCCCGTCTCCCCGTGTTGCATCCATCCCTGGTCGGTGAAACATGTCAAGTACCACGATCGCAGGATCAATATTTCTGATATGATCCCTTATGCTCTCGTATATCAGGAGATGATCTTCCCCAGACCATGGCGAGATGAATTGCGCCATATCTTCATTCAGACCCGTCAGCCCTGCGATCCCGGGCGGCTGCATCCAGCTCAATGAGGAATTCCGCCCAGACGCCTCCTGGAAGTTCGGGCCTGGTAGGTCATGGAATACAACAGAACGGGCTTGCGGTGTCTTTCTGCGTGCGTAGGTAGTTATCCTGTCGATCTTGGGCTTGATTTTGGACCATGACGCGAAGTGAATAGTGATATCTGGGTGGCGTTCGAGAAGAGAGTAAACAGTTGCGACGTGGACATTCGAAAGACCGTGTTCAATGTTGGTGATGAAGAGAATGGTATTGTTCTTTCCGATGACGGGAGTGAATTGTTCACTTTGAGCTCCTAGACCACGGCGAAAGGATATAACCGCAGCGATGAGGCCCACGATACATGCGAAGAAGGGTTTGGCGCGTTTGAAAGCAGTGGCTGCCATGTTGACACCGTACGAAGGGTCTTTCAGAATAAAGTTCAAGGCAAAAGGGCGCGAACAAGGCGAAGGAAACCGGGATCCTGTGCTCTTATGTAGCGGAGCCGAGACCAGTTCCAAACATCGCTCGATCAGGGTTTGAAGCAACAATCAGCCCTCTTTGGCATTGTACATGCTCGTAAATGTTAATAAGACATTACGGTCTCTTGCAGGCGCCGTCAGCTTACATGTAAAGGCCTGAGTGGATAACGCATCCGATTTCGCGCTGTATATGTGTTGTCGGCTTATTGTGGACACTTACCAGGTCACAATCGGTGTGACGAACCGATAACTCGCCTTACGTGAGATCTTACCGTTAGATTTACGGCCCTTACATGCTTGCTGCCAAGATATCAGCCCATTCAAAGACAGCAAGTCCCGATTGATAAGATCAGCAGGTTATCCACGAAGGAATGCCTACTCGCACCAACCTTCCCAATGTAGATTCTAAGGTCTGACGCGACATGAAGGCAAGATGACATATGCCACGCATTAGCGACAGAAAGAAAGAACTCACCAATCTTCCGCACAGACTCTGAAACAATTTCTTTCCGGCTGGGATGAGTAGGCTTGAGTACTCGGTGACTTACAGGGAGTTATGGGCAACGCTCCTCATGAGATATGCTCTTGACTCAGGGTTCCCTCAGAACATGAAATAAGAGGCTTGAAACAATTGACAGTATCCACATGCAGACTCGAATACGCATCCTAGGTCGTCTTGTCCTGCCCCGATCAGATGAACAAATTTCGTGCCTATACCATTGTCATAATTCCTGAACAGAACATTCCGTCGATAATACAGGCGACTTGCACATTCGGAACcacttaataatactatttgaGGTGACACGCACTTGTCAACCAGCAAGGTATCCTTCCATGTACAAGAGGTCATTCGTGATTGCACGGCGCCAGAACGACAAGAAAAATGCATCATGAAGAAATTTGTCCAAGCAGATAAGTACATTGTTAAGTGCCTTTTGTGTCGTTGTGATCTTATTGTGATTGGGCTGCTTGATTGGGGCACGGAAACCGCAACTTTCCGATGATCGAGATTAGCGCCCTCTGCCCTTGCCCGTCAACCCGGCGCGGAACAAACCAACATTCAACCAACCCAACCAACAAACAACAAGGTCATATCCGGACACCATTGATCTTTCAGACTATTATTGGCATTTACGCGAGCCCAATCAGCTCTGCAGTATATAGATAAACGCATCTCCCTAGTGGTACGACAGTCGCTGCGGGGCCGCCTACCCAAACAAGCACCCCGCACCTGGCAATGATAAAAGCACTCAGTCTTATGGAGAGAGTCTTTAATTTTTCCTCATATGCAGATATAACCCAAGCTTTTCAAAGTTTTCGGGGCATTGAGCACAGATTCTGCCTTCGTTGTGAGCTATCATGGAGGTTCAGTCCGTCCAGGTCTTTCGATTGGACGTCAGGTCGCAATTTGAAGGCTTGAGCAAGTCGCAGCAGAGATATGCCCATCATATGGCACGGTAAGTGATGGCATGAAAGAGACACGACTGCTTCGCTGACACTCAAGAAGTGCAGCATGGCACGGGGCGAGAATTGTTTTACGACAAACCTCGCCAGAATCGCTGACAATATTTGACTTCATCCTCGAGCTTCACGCGGCGTGGAATGGCGGTTGGGATCAACTTGCTGATGAGATTGGAATCAAAGAGACGCACCAATTCCTCACTTACGCGGCAGCCTTTTTGTCCAACTTAGGCAACTACTATGTTTGTCGTCGCAAAATTCAGTTGAGTCGATTCCGCTAACTATTCTAGGGATCCGGCGACCAGAAGTTCATCCCCGCCATCCCTGGGACCGTCTTCGCAAAGATTGCAACCAAGTCTGACAGACTTCAGGCTTTCTATAGCTCGTTTGCTGACGCTATCTATTCATCACCGCCCTTCAGCCTTGGATATCCGGGAGAGACCACTCAAAGCACTTACTACCCGGGAAACCATATCACCAAAGAGGAAATCGCAATGGTCTCTCAAGTCTTGGAACAAAAGTCCATTCTCCCAGAGAACACCAGATTGAGAAAACTAGACGGAGATGCCGGATTTGAATTGCAGATCGCTTCTTCCGATGACGGAAGTCTTGGTGTTTTGCCGTTGTCTGATGGGAGAAGCAGCGTCAAGCTCGTGATGGGAGACCATGCAGCTGAGCTGGAGAAAATGTGCGTCGAGTTAACACATGCGGCGAAATTCGCATCCAACGAGCTCCAGAAAGTTTTCATCAAAGAGTACGTCGAGAGCTTCAGGACCTGAAGTCTCGCCAAGTATCGAGAATCACTGCGAAACTGGGTGAAGGATAAGGCGCCGGAGATCGAAAACATCTTCGGCTTCGTTGAGCCGTACAGAGATCCACATGGAATACGAGCTGAGTTTGAGGGTCTTGTTGCGATCGCGGACGCCGCAGAAACAAGGAAACTGACAAGACTGAACGAGAATTCGACACAATTCATTCGGAAGCTACCTTGGGCCAGTCCCGAAAACGACGGAAAGGGGGTATTTGAGAAGTCTTTGTTTGACCCACCTGATCTCTCAAGCATACACAGTAAGTTCCTGCGGAAATTAAGGGAACATCAACTTGCTGACATTCCAAAGCGCTGGCATATTGCTCCAGTATCATATTTCCGGGAATCAACCTACCCAACGTACGCTTTTCCAAATTCCAGCTTGGTCAGCTATCGGCACGAGCTAACTTAGTGATAGTACAACGATATTAGGCAAGAGACAGGATTCAAGAATGTCATCATTGCTAATCGCATGGTTGCGGAGAGTAAGGCACAGGGTTACCCATTCATCGAAGACTCCGAAGAAGCCGCATTCCGCAGAGCTAAGTTCCCAACCTACTATTGGTGGGTTGTTCTGCACGAGCTTCTTGGACATGGCACAGGCCGGATGATGGTTGAAACGACAGAAGGGGACTACAACTTCGACATTCAGAACCCGCCCATTAATCCTCTCGATGATAACCCAATCAAATCCTGGTATAAGCCTGGACAGACTTGGACCGGTCAATTTGGAGATCTCGCCACAACAGTTGATGAGTGCAGAGCAGAGCTAGTTGGGGCGTACCTGATGGATGACAAAGATCTTCTGAGAGTTCTTGGATTTACAGATGCCACAGACGTGACAGCTGACGATAGTGAGAAGCCATTGGCAATGTTTGGCACCATTCAAAATGCTGACGTGCACGGTTGAATAGTCGCGTACAACATGTACCAGCAATTGGGTGTGGATGGTCTGCGTGGTCTTGCCAACTACAATGTCGATAGCAAGGTAGGGTTGAAAGAACATATCTATCAAGTTGAAGTATTCGCTGACATCTTATCATAGCGCTGGGGTCAAGCCCATAGTCGAGTAAGCACAAGCCGCAGGTATTTAATGCGAATACTACATACTGACAAAGTGACAGGCACACTTCGCAATTCTGAACTGGCTACTTAAGGACGGCGGGGACTGTGTGGAAATTGAACATGACAAAACTGCTGGAAATTTGACCGTCAGAGTCAATAGAGCAAAGGTTTCCACTCATGGAAAGCCAGCACTGGGCAGGATGCTCTTACGTCTGCACATGTACCGGTGCACAGCAGATGTCCAGGCATGTCGAGTTTACTACGAGATGCTTACGAGATTGACTCAGAAGCATCTGGAATGGCGGAAGGTCGTGGTGGCTAGTAAGCCACCGCCACTTGTGTTTGTTCATGCCAATACGTCTCTGGAAGAGAATGAGGTTACTTTGAGAGAGTACGAGCCCACAGTTGAAGGTCTAATAAAGAGCTGGGCTGAGCGCCGTATCTAAATTGGAACCAAGTCTTAGGGCTTCGCAGGCATTGTTAAATGATTGTAATGGTTACATGTATCAAAGAGCCTGGACCCCATACAATCTGAAGTCTTGGAAGCCGATAACAGTCTTGATGTCCCGAATGAAATCAGTGTTAAGAAAGTCAAATCAACTTGTAGAGTCACGATGGCTCTGCTGAAGACGGAAAAAGGTttccttttttctttcttttcttcttcttgatgAATAGTTGTAAAGTGGAGGTAGCCTACTTCTCAAATTAAGAAGGCCCTTCGTTCAAACACACTCAGGAAGAGTGTAGCTTCCTGGCCTCAACTGCAATTCTAGTTGGAAGGAGGCACAGTCCTTGACGAGGAAGCATTTTGGCACGGAACTATCTTGCTCTAGTCACGCAAACTAATTTCGGCCGCAAAGGAAACATATATTACACTAACATAGAGTCCTAATCTAGTTGAAGAAATGGCGACGCGTGAAAGTCTACTGATCATGTCAACATTGCCATTTGACGTGGTGTTCGGCCTGGCACCCTGCGCGTAAAGTCGTCTAAAGTTCGTGCATGTACAGTTCAAGGAACGAGTGCCTCCTCTGAcgcatttttaataagatcacCCATGATTGAAAAAAGAAGACGAAAGGAAGAGAAAGCCACAAGAAGAAGGGTTATGAGAAAACATCAGTTCATAGTACAGGTGTAGCGATGAAAGGTAGGATCTTATCCCCCGTCATATAGGTACCCTGTGGCTGCACTCTCAACGAGAGTGAATCTTCGAGGTAGAAGTATGCGCGGCAAAAAACGTACAAGGCACAGAAGATGGTCGTTGGGATAACAACTCGGAGCGGAACTGCCATGTCTGGGTTCTGATCGGGAGAGATGTTTCGCCACTTTCCGATCCATATATGAGCGCTGCGCCCCCATGCTTTAGCCTGTACATGCAACTTGATATTGGGCGCGCTGCTGCTATGAATCTGATGTCTCTGAGATCGAGCGTCTTCTGTTGCAATGGAGGTACATGTAGGCAGCGCTGCGTATTCCTTATCGTTGCTTTGGCTTTGGTGTCTCTGGGATTCGGGATCTTCTATTGCAATGGATAGGGGAAGCGCTTTGGAATATTTTAGTCGTCGGTAGCTCCTCCATACTTCGAAACTGTAGTAAATACCGCCGTAGAGCGAGAAAATCATGTGATAGGTGGCACAAACTCTCCATAATTTTCGCTCAGTCTCAGAGGGAAAGAAGAAGTTCCACCCAAACATGAAGGAGCAACTGAACAATGCCATCACGAAGATGCTAGGAATCCAAAGTGACAGGCCTATCGGCATCCAGATATCTGATGGAATGCGGCTCCATGGACGCTTTATATACGGCCTGAATACAGTTGGCGACGTATCCATCGGCCGTACGAAGAGATGGAGGTGCATCATGTCACACAATCTTGTGTAATATGACCAGTGCGTGGCAATCCTAAACTCCTGGCGACTAACAAAGGCCAAAGGAGTCTGGAACCACTCGTGAGGTAGATCGGGGTGTGTCTATTCTTGGCCTCAGCCACCAAACCCATGACGATGATAGTAAAGGGAATTGCGAGCTTACAGTCTGTCGTGCTTTCTTCCTGATGAATTCAATCGCAGTTTCGGTTTCAATGTCTTGCGGGCACGTTATGTTAGGTTTGTAGAACCAGCAAATAGAAGTTGAAAACATGACGAAGGTGAACGAAAGAGCAGTTAGCTCTAAAGGTGTGATGGGCAAACCCAGCCGGAGTCGATCCCCTTCTTTGATGCAGAACAGGATAGCCTGCCACACCGTAATGATTCTGTTCCAAGATCCATGTAAGTAATAGTATGGATGAGGAACAAATAGTTTATCCGTCATACCTGGAAAGAGCGTCGACACTGTTGCGTTCAGAAATCGCCATTGCCTCCATATCTGGATAGACAACGTATTCGTTCTTTATCAAGTAGAGTAATTGTGCCGCGTTGATCGGAAAACGTCCGTAATCGGGACTCTTCAGATGTATTCCTCCCATGTCTACAAAGAATGCATGCTTTAATGTCCATTTCTTCTCCCCACGTATTCTCTTGGGGAGTTTCTTGAATTCCTGAAACAGCAATGGTTAGCAAACGTAGCAAATCGAGAACCACCCCATTGCCCTTCATGTGCACCTGTATGCAACGAACCTTGACACTTTTTCTAGCACTAGCAAGCTGTCCAACTGCAATACCAAAAAGAAAATCGGGTCCGAGAAGGCCGATCGCGGCAAGGTTGAATTTGTCGATGGCAGCGTGCCACCACTTTTCTCCGTGCCCCAGCGCGTTGGGATGAGTCGCTACCCAGACACAAAGAAAGATGGTCAGGTTACTGGACCAAAGAATGTCGATGGTCCCTCTGTCGTTGCCTGCACTCACCCAACCACACACAGGCTTCCAAATATCGATCGTTCCGTTGGCCGACGAGTCTGTTGAGTTGCCGCAGTAGTGACCCCACGGGTGCGTATTCGGGTCCGCCATCTGAGGCGGCGCAAGGGGGCTCTGAGCCACTATCTGGGCTTAGAATCGTCGTTTTCGTTGTCTTGGGCTGATTTGTTGCCACTTTTAGGCCGATTTTGGTT
The window above is part of the Colletotrichum lupini chromosome 9, complete sequence genome. Proteins encoded here:
- a CDS encoding dipeptidyl-peptidase 3; protein product: MEVQSVQVFRLDVRSQFEGLSKSQQRYAHHMARAAWHGARIVLRQTSPESLTIFDFILELHAAWNGGWDQLADEIGIKETHQFLTYAAAFLSNLGNYYGSGDQKFIPAIPGTVFAKIATKSDRLQAFYSSFADAIYSSPPFSLGYPGETTQSTYYPGNHITKEEIAMVSQVLEQKSILPENTRLRKLDGDAGFELQIASSDDGSLGVLPLSDGRSSVKLVMGDHAAELEKILAKYRESLRNWVKDKAPEIENIFGFVEPYRDPHGIRAEFEGLVAIADAAETRKLTRLNENSTQFIRKLPWASPENDGKGVFEKSLFDPPDLSSIHTLAYCSSIIFPGINLPNYNDIRQETGFKNVIIANRMVAESKAQGYPFIEDSEEAAFRRAKFPTYYWWVVLHELLGHGTGRMMVETTEGDYNFDIQNPPINPLDDNPIKSWYKPGQTWTGQFGDLATTVDECRAELVGAYLMDDKDLLRVLGFTDATDVTADDIAYNMYQQLGVDGLRGLANYNVDSKRWGQAHSRAHFAILNWLLKDGGDCVEIEHDKTAGNLTVRVNRAKVSTHGKPALGRMLLRLHMYRCTADVQACRVYYEMLTRLTQKHLEWRKVVVASKPPPLVFVHANTSLEENEVTLREYEPTVEGLIKSWAERRI